One genomic region from Yarrowia lipolytica chromosome 1C, complete sequence encodes:
- a CDS encoding uncharacterized protein (Compare to YALI0C23474g, no similarity) → MQHEPSTPPVITMTLPNPSLADLEHEMGSPRSKNPSRRYITSDTRSVSLSSLPFDDRYLKEHFVDGEKPQLPLVPMPSVAPEALAFDSKSLSTHGLHIKSLSAREFQTKSQSANEFQTKPLSPPSNPQSPLSKVKPVFKPIGSPTSQSSLGLQPLSEIVYIDLYNLPQAKKHVEQTGRLPQWLQECRSLQYLMAPKMGLKVIDAWVSSSLVNLKVLDIRSNIITIFPDHLARLSDSLLVVNLDDNPCLDKWMKRNKQFAERFNAAIARALALPKKKAPNSYSTRLVGTISSSSESEQHQQQSRTSKNIFKSFRKKRHSTFNLETLSPPSSDDDDDFLTSLTPDPPIGNTFSSASMASAGSSQGSRTYCDSVESAGSSASMVKPVDIAKTNVLIDLFRDIWESTTLDLLPDIREPISVYSQELNPTNTSLIQFGAAEISRQKVLDLYEQLVNLEFTYVQHMTELCDFIQIYVNASGKGKPQAAKATFRDLLPLHKIHKDTMFPGIEKAYSRYLNNKDSNFEPLLKVFKKKESIYAFYSSFGSNYPTIYARVLKWEENFAYLKEAKPMSSINAVSFGSMGVGRPVTVNEAKNQKAAKRETVAQVTAASYMCADWMKICQKRPNHSMARLSDYMRLPRQHIQEVKELLTQMSRFGDPFLTECAELWTKFVADLDIVVKKAEGNYLLYCFQRDYGHSAPIIEPHRTYEFDFLAVLEKKTLFESAKHKGEGDAVVYNHYATRIKNLDQGFKYASPTSSVVDSLQVKQLYAGDDMLSHHCATHLRLVICNDSIIILDEKTRHTVHSVPRNQVKATAVWDRSTLMFDELGIDEEPLATLIPTAKIRLVFLKSRDVWHLELGSIYGLKKKRPQDVADVINGDKTLIIPTPTA, encoded by the exons ATGCAACACGAGCCCAGCACTCCACCCGTCATCACCATGACTTTGCCCAATCCGTCGCTGGCCGACCTGGAACACGAAATGGGCTCTCCTCGGTCTAAAAACCCCAGCCGTAGATACATCACCAGTGACACCCGATCGGTGTCTCTCAGCTCACTGCCTTTTGATGACCGGTACTTGAAAGAACACTTCGTGGACGGCGAGAAACCACAACTGCCACTGGTACCGATGCCCTCCGTGGCTCCAGAGGCTCTGGCATTCGACTCGAAGTCGCTGTCGACTCACGGACTTCATATTAAGTCGCTGTCGGCTCGTGAGTTTCAGACAAAGTCACAGTCGGCCAACGAGTTCCAGACCAAACCTCTCTCGCCACCCTCTAACCCGCAGTCACCACTCTCCAAAGTGAAGCCCGTGTTCAAGCCAATTGGCTCACCCACATCACAATCCTCTTTGGGTCTGCAACCACTGTCCGAGATTGTCTACATTGATCTATACAACTTGCCTCAGGCGAAAAAACATGTGGAACAGACTGGCCGACTACCCCAATGGCTTCAGGAATGCAGATCACTTCAATATCTCATGGCGCCAAAAATGGGTCTCAAGGTGATCGACGCATGGGTCTCTTCCTCCCTGGTGAACCTCAAGGTGCTCGATATCCGCTccaacatcatcaccattTTCCCAGATCATCTTGCCAGACTCTCCGATAGTCTGCTGGTTGTCAATTTGGACGATAATCCGTGTCTGGACAAGTGGATGAAACGAAACAAGCAATTTGCAGAAAGATTTAATGCAGCAATTGCTCGAGCTTTGGCCCtacccaagaagaaggctccTAACTCCTACTCTACGCGACTTGTTGGCACTATTTCGTCTTCCTCAGAGTCAGAGCAGCACCAACAGCAGTCCAGAACCAGCAAGAACATCTTCAAGTCGTTTCGAAAAAAGCGACATTCGACCTTTAATCTTGAGACGCTCAGTCCACCATCTTCggacgatgatgacgattTCCTCACCTCTCTGACACCAGATCCACCAATTGGAAACACCTTCTCTTCTGCATCCATGGCCTCTGCCGGGTCGTCTCAGGGCTCGAGAACATACTGTGACTCCGTGGAGTCAGCAGGGTCCTCTGCTTCGATGGTCAAGCCTGTCGACATTGCTAAGACCAACGTTCTGATAGATCTGTTTCGAGATATTTGGGAATCGACAACTTTGGATCTGCTACCTGACATCAGAGAGCCCATTTCAGTTTATAGCCAGGAGCTAAAtcccacaaacacctctCTGATCCAATTTGGAGCGGCAGAAATCTCACGACAAAAAGTGCTGGACCTCTATGAACAACTGGTGAACCTCGAGTTCACCTACGTGCAACACATGACCGAACTATGTGAT TTTATACAGATCTACGTCAATGCCTCTGGAAAAGGCAAGCCGCAGGCGGCCAAAGCAACATTTAGAGACCTGCTCCCTCTGCATAAAATTCACAAGGACACCATGTTCCCCGGTATCGAAAAGGCTTACTCTCGGTACCTCAACAACAAAGACAGCAACTTCGAGCCGCTTCTCAAAGtcttcaagaagaaggagtccATTTACGCCTTCTACTCCTCCTTCGGAAGCAACTACCCCACCATCTATGCTCGAGTATTGAAGTGGGAGGAGAACTTTGCCtatctcaaggaggccaaaCCCATGAGCTCCATCAATGCTGTTTCTTTTGGGTCCATGGGAGTTGGACGGCCTGTCACCGTgaacgaggccaagaaccaGAAAGCTGCCAAGCGAGAGACTGTTGCCCAGGTGACTGCCGCCTCATATATGTGTGCGGACTGGATGAAGATATGCCAGAAACGACCCAACCATTCAATGGCCCGGCTGTCTGACTACATGCGGCTACCCCGCCAACATATTCAGGAAGTCAAAGAACTACTAACCCAAATGTCTAGATTTGGAGACCCCTTCCTGACCGAGTGTGCTGAGCTGTGGACCAAGTTTGTTGCTGATCTGGACATTGtcgtcaagaaggccgagggCAACTACTTGCTTTACTGCTTCCAGCGAGATTATGGACACTCGGCGCCCATTATTGAACCCCACAGAACTTACGAGTTTGACTTTCTTGCAGtcctcgagaagaagacgctGTTTGAGTCTGCTAAGCACAAGGGTGAGGGTGACGCGGTTGTATACAACCATTACGCCACGCGTATCAAGAACCTGGACCAGGGCTTTAAGTACGCAAGCCCCACTTCGTCCGTTGTTGACAGTCTGCAAGTCAAACAGCTTTATGCCGGGGACGACATGTTGTCTCACCACTGTGCCACGCATCTCCGATTGGTAATTTGCAACGACAGCATCATAATACTTGATGAGAAAACCCGCCACACAGTCCATAGTGTTCCCAGGAACCAAGTTAAGGCTACAGCTGTCTGGGATAGGTCTACTCTGATGTTTGATGAGCTTGGTATCGATGAAGAGCCCCTGGCCACTCTTATTCCCACGGCCAAGATCCGGCTGGTGTTCCTCAAATCGCGCGACGTCTGGCATCTGGAGCTTGGCTCCATTTATGGTCTCAAAAAGAAGCGACCTCAGGACGTGGCAGACGTGATCAACGGAGACAAGACTCTTATAATCCCCACCCCTACGGCCTAG
- a CDS encoding uncharacterized protein (Compare to YALI0C23496g, similar to Saccharomyces cerevisiae YJR112W-A; ancestral locus Anc_7.487, some similarities with uniprot|O13689 Schizosaccharomyces pombe Hypothetical protein C11E3.10): MKIRKAFVAAFLVLCAISAYLGFAKIHIQYDKAVHFTTFFILTLVFYWILDTSRRRCINASILVCTLFGGVGSEFAQTLFPHRTFDPMDILFNVAGSLLAVVLCALYHQRMLTRARLARYQPVDDSAIAVGPDPEPDLELGDIAPVDDER; the protein is encoded by the exons ATGAAGATCCGAAAAGCCTTTGTTGCAG CTTTCTTGGTGCTATGCGCCATTTCGGCTTACCTGGGTTTCGCCAAAATCCACATCCAGTACGATAAAGCAGTCCACTTTACGACCTTCTTCATCCTCACGCTGGTTTTCTACTGGATTCTGGACACCTCGCGGCGACGATGCATCAACGCCAGTATACTGGTGTGTACGCTGTTTGGAGGCGTTGGCAGTGAATTTGCCCAGACATTGTTCCCCCATAGGACGTTTGACCCGATGGACATTTTG TTCAACGTAGCAGGATCGCTTTTGGCTGTTGTGCTATGTGCTCTTTATCATCAGC GTATGCTTACCCGAGCTCGTTTGGCACGATACCAGCCAGTGGACGACTCGGCCATTGCGGTGGGCCCCGATCCCGAGCCCGATCTGGAGTTGGGAGACATTGCGCCTGTCGATGACGAGCGATAG